The proteins below are encoded in one region of Hordeum vulgare subsp. vulgare chromosome 3H, MorexV3_pseudomolecules_assembly, whole genome shotgun sequence:
- the LOC123439322 gene encoding germin-like protein 8-4 has product MKLTMASSTSLLYLLTGLLALASWHATAYDPSPLQDFCIADMKSPARVNGFACKDPMAATSDDFFNPAMLDKARDTKASKVRSNVTNINVINFPGLNTLGISLARIDYGPLGVNTPHIHPRATELLTVLEGTLYLGFVTSNPNRLFSKIVTKGDVFVFPKAMIHFQMNLAHDKPAAALSSLSSQNPGVISIANAVFGSNPPISDDVLATAFQVEKDLIHWLQSQFWENNNY; this is encoded by the exons ATGAAACTCACAATGGCATCCTCCACCTCCTTACTCTATCTTCTTACCGGCCTTCTTGCTCTGGCCTCATGGCACGCCACTGCATATGATCCTAGCCCTCTTCAAGACTTCTGCATCGCTGATATGAAGTCCCCAG CACGAGTAAATGGATTTGCGTGCAAGGACCCAATGGCTGCAACCTCAGACGACTTCTTCAACCCGGCCATGCTGGATAAGGCTAGGGATACAAAGGCCAGCAAGGTCAGGTCCAACGTCACCAACATCAATGTCATAAATTTCCCTGGCCTCAACACCCTGGGTATCTCGCTAGCACGCATCGATTATGGACCACTAGGGGTGAACACGCCACACATACACCCCCGTGCCACTGAACTCCTGACCGTGCTTGAGGGAACACTCTACCTTGGGTTTGTCACATCCAACCCAAACAGGCTCTTCTCCAAGATAGTTACAAAGGGTGATGTATTCGTATTCCCAAAAGCAATGATCCACTTCCAAATGAACCTAGCACATGACAAGCCAGCAGCCGCGTTATCCTCGCTCAGCAGCCAAAACCCTGGGGTTATTTCTATTGCCAATGCAGTGTTTGGCTCAAATCCACCAATTTCAGATGATGTTCTCGCCACGGCGTTTCAGGTGGAGAAGGATCTAATACACTGGCTCCAATCTCAGTTCTGGGAGAACAACAACTACTAA
- the LOC123442652 gene encoding rust resistance kinase Lr10-like has translation MDFSEFLVTLLLVCLLTYESDVEAASAEQDFLRTCPSHRCNKHGPEIRFPFQLSTDPPLCGAPGMQLSCSGDDAILDHHVLGSCKVTEIYYRHRVINVIPLEEPSMQCPVQKLISTDLATDVYKQPQSSQVTTLVRCSRGFTPVDQYSIVGPASCLSNSTRQFWYLASASAYMSDLPRDCIAISKGISIPFAYDKRGQNSDESAFIERGNAVINFGETTFTWHLNNITDVCQQCEHQGRHCGFSSRRRQAFCHHRGIQVIPIAASSVAAFVVLSMMVATAIYLSLKSRYNEELNMKVEMFLKAYGTSKATRYTFPEVKKIARRFKDKLGQGGFGSVYKGELQNGVPVAVKMLESSTGEGEEFINEVATIGLIHHANIVRLMGFCSEGTRRALLYEYMPNESLEKYIFSHVSNISRQLLAPTKMVDIALGVARGMEYLHQGCNQRILHFDIKPHNILLDYNFNPKISDFGLAKLCARDQSIITLSAARGTMGYIAPELYSRNFGGVSYKSDVYSFGMLVLEMVSGRRNSDPSVENQHEVYLTEWIYEEVITEQELVFSMEMTAEDKEKMRQLTIVALWCIQWNPKNRPSMTKVVNMLTGRLQNLQIPPKPYVSSENRPLPQNTTNT, from the exons ATGGACTTCTCGGAATTTCTTGTCACGCTGCTGCTGGTATGTCTTCTCACCTATGAGTCCGATGTCGAAGCAGCATCGGCGGAACAAGATTTCTTAAGAACTTGTCCATCTCACCGGTGCAACAAACATGGACCTGAGATCCGGTTCCCCTTCCAGCTTTCGACCGATCCACCGTTGTGTGGTGCCCCAGGCATGCAGTTATCGTGCTCTGGGGATGATGCAATCCTGGATCACCATGTTCTTGGCTCCTGCAAAGTTACTGAGATATATTACAGGCACCGTGTCATCAACGTCATCCCGCTTGAGGAACCATCGATGCAATGCCCAGTTCAGAAACTCATCTCAACAGACTTAGCAACTGATGTGTACAAACAACCTCAATCATCACAAGTTACAACTCTGGTACGTTGTTCAAGAGGTTTCACACCAGTAGATCAATATAGTATAGTGGGCCCAGCCTCTTGTCTCAGTAACAGCACTAGGCAATTCTGGTATTTGGCATCAGCTTCCGCATACATGTCTGACCTTCCACGGGACTGCATAGCCATTTCTAAAGGCATCTCGATACCCTTCGCCTATGATAAAAGAGGCCAAAACTCAGATGAGTCCGCTTTCATCGAAAGAGGAAATGCAGTCATCAACTTTGGTGAAACAACATTCACTTGGCACCTCAATAACATTACGGATGTCTGCCAACAGTGTGAACATCAAGGTCGACACTGTGGATTCAGCTCACGAAGGCGTCAAGCATTTTGCCATCACCGTG GTATACAGGTCATCCCAATTGCAG CATCATCTGTCGCTGCATTTGTAGTTCTTTCAATGATGGTGGCCACCGCGATCTATCTCTCCTTGAAGTCAAGGTACAATGAAGAGTTGAATATGAAAGTCGAAATGTTTCTCAAGGCATATGGCACATCAAAAGCCACAAGGTACACTTTCCCTGAAGTTAAGAAGATAGCAAGACGGTTCAAGGATAAACTAGGCCAGGGTGGATTTGGAAGTGTATACAAAGGCGAGCTACAAAATGGAGTGCCTGTGGCAGTCAAGATGCTAGAGAGCTCtacaggagagggagaggaattCATCAATGAAGTAGCAACCATTGGACTAATCCACCATGCAAATATCGTCCGCCTTATGGGCTTTTGCTCTGAAGGAACAAGACGGGCTCTGCTTTATGAATACATGCCTAACGAGTCACTTGAAAAATACATATTCTCACATGTTTCTAATATTTCTCGACAACTCCTAGCACCCACCAAAATGGTAGATATTGCTTTAGGTGTTGCCCGAGGAATGGAATACCTACATCAAGGCTGCAACCAACGCATTCTCCACTTTGACATCAAGCCACACAACATTTTGCTGGACTACAACTTCAATCCTAAGATTTCAGACTTTGGCCTTGCAAAGCTGTGTGCAAGGGACCAAAGCATCATTACCTTGAGTGCAGCAAGAGGCACGATGGGATACATCGCACCGGAGCTGTACTCTCGGAACTTTGGAGGGGTGTCATACAAGTCAGATGTGTACAGTTTTGGCATGCTGGTATTGGAAATGGTGAGCGGGCGGAGGAATTCAGACCCAAGTGTTGAGAACCAGCACGAGGTATACCTCACAGAGTGGATTTACGAGGAAGTAATCACTGAGCAGGAATTGGTCTTTTCTATGGAGATGACAGCAGAAGACAAGGAAAAGATGAGGCAGCTGACTATCGTGGCACTGTGGTGTATCCAATGGAACCCGAAGAATCGGCCATCAATGACAAAGGTGGTAAACATGTTAACAGGGAGGTTGCAGAATCTGCAGATCCCCCCTAAGCCCTATGTGTCCTCTGAAAATCGCCCTTTGCCACAAAACACGACGAACACATGA
- the LOC123442650 gene encoding rust resistance kinase Lr10-like, giving the protein MAIPTALEALIVLFVLAVLAADQAEGRHHQLNCPSFSCGPLENVSSPFRQASDPPGCGYQSYELVCSDTKATISIDNATYYVSAINYIIQTFWVIDADLDLYNSCPLPRWKRNWRPVEVIRIIRGQRVHSKVVELAPRTSYQANFVNCSQEVKDNSMYMPVACLSTSHSFVYVLTSLRSDSMKNLEPSCGFLAMTPLDGQDIRSTVPLENVSYADVVKFMKYGFNVGFPSKHRGHGNFKECVMDLMPASPQDWILSILMVDVIFLGCAAEALPLPIGMCLYIIQVASPFFKLFAALCRFVLAPLVVLIFLAYKYWKTRITIDAVEKFLLMRQMISPSRYAYTDIVAVTSHFRNKLGQGGYGSVYEGVLPGDVHVAVKMLEGNSNCNGEDFINEVSTIGRIHHVNVVRLVGFCSEEMRRALVYEYMPGGSLDKYIFSPESKKTFSWDKLNEIALGIARGINYLHQGCEMQIIHFDIKPHNILLDRNFVPKVADFGLAKLYPRDESFVPSRALRGTIGYIAPEMISRSFGLISSKSDVYSFGMLLLEMAGGRRNADPNAANSSQSYYPSWVYGRLAEQEVRGISPADDMHELEKKLCIVGLWCIQMRSQDRPTMGEVIEMLEGGVDGLQMPSRPFFCDEGHIHIEDSYHLSSELTAISEEDV; this is encoded by the exons ATGGCAATACCCACTGCTCTCGAGGCCTTAATTGTCTTGTTTGTGCTTGCAGTTCTTGCTGCAGATCAGGCAGAAGGGCGACATCATCAGCTTAACTGTCCTTCTTTCTCGTGCGGCCCTCTTGAAAATGTGTCGTCCCCATTTCGACAGGCAAGTGATCCACCTGGGTGCGGTTATCAATCTTACGAGCTAGTTTGCAGTGATACTAAGGCTACAATCAGCATCGACAACGCAACGTACTATGTGTCTGCCATCAACTACATCATTCAAACCTTCTGGGTCATCGATGCCGACTTGGATTTATACAACAGCTGTCCTCTACCTCGTTGGAAGCGGAATTGGCGTCCTGTTGAAGTCATAAGGATAATCCGAGGCCAACGGGTTCACAGCAAGGTAGTCGAATTGGCCCCCAGAACATCTTATCAGGCTAACTTTGTTAATTGCTCTCAGGAAGTAAAGGACAACAGTATGTACATGCCTGTTGCTTGCCTGAGCACCAGCCATTCTTTTGTTTATGTGTTAACTAGCCTAAGATCTGATAGTATGAAGAACCTCGAGCCTAGTTGTGGTTTTTTGGCCATGACTCCACTAGATGGCCAGGACATTCGGAGCACTGTGCCTTTAGAGAATGTGAGCTATGCAGATGTTGTAAAATTTATGAAGTATGGGTTCAATGTTGGATTTCCTTCCAAACATCGTGGGCATGGAAACTTCAAGGAATGCGTGATGGATTTAATGCC CGCATCCCCTCAAGATTGGATTCTGAGCATTCTTATGGTTGATGTAATTTTCTTGGGTTGTGCAGCTGAAGCACTTCCCTTACCCATTGGAATGTGCTTGTATATAATACAGGTGGCCTCGCCGTTTTTCAAGCTGTTTGCTG CCCTATGCAGGTTCGTGTTGGCACCGTTGGTGGTATTGATCTTCCTTGCGTACAAATACTGGAAAACAAGGATCACAATTGATGCCGTTGAGAAGTTCCTACTGATGCGACAAATGATCAGCCCATCGAGGTATGCCTACACAGACATTGTTGCAGTCACAAGTCATTTCAGAAACAAGCTAGGCCAAGGTGGCTATGGCTCCGTGTACGAGGGTGTGCTCCCAGGCGATGTCCATGTTGCTGTCAAAATGCTAGAGGGAAACTCTAACTGCAATGGAGAAGATTTCATCAATGAGGTCTCCACCATCGGCAGGATCCACCATGTCAATGTGGTCCGTCTTGTGGGGTTCTGCTCAGAGGAAATGAGAAGGGCCCTGGTTTACGAGTACATGCCTGGTGGTTCTCTTGACAAGTACATCTTCTCACCAGAAAGCAAGAAGACCTTCTCCTGGGATAAGCTCAATGAGATTGCTTTGGGCATTGCTCGAGGGATCAACTACCTGCATCAGGGATGTGAGATGCAGATTATACACTTTGACATCAAGCCGCACAACATCTTGCTCGACCGCAATTTTGTCCCAAAAGTTGCTGATTTCGGACTTGCCAAACTGTACCCAAGGGACGAGAGTTTTGTGCCATCGAGAGCCCTACGGGGAACCATTGGGTACATAGCTCCTGAGATGATATCTAGGAGCTTTGGCCTCATATCGAGCAAGTCTGACGTTTACAGCTTTGGGATGCTGCTGCTGGAGATGGCTGGAGGAAGAAGGAATGCCGATCCAAATGCAGCGAACTCAAGCCAGTCTTACTACCCATCATGGGTGTATGGCAGGCTCGCTGAACAAGAAGTGCGTGGGATATCTCCCGCCGACGACATGCATGAGTTGGAGAAGAAGTTGTGCATTGTTGGATTATGGTGCATTCAGATGAGGTCCCAAGATCGGCCGACAATGGGGGAAGTGATAGAGATGCTGGAAGGCGGCGTTGATGGCTTGCAGATGCCTTCTCGGCCGTTCTTCTGTGACGAAGGGCACATCCATATAGAGGATTCTTATCATTTGTCCTCCGAGTTGACTGCAATCTCCGAGGAGGATGTGTAA